The proteins below are encoded in one region of Flavobacterium sp. IMCC34852:
- the pheT gene encoding phenylalanine--tRNA ligase subunit beta translates to MRISYNWLKQFIKIDLKSEETAAILTDLGLEVEVVEKYQSVRGGLQGVVVGHVLTCEKHPDADRLKITTVDLGEGAPVQIVCGASNVAAGQKVPVATIGTQLFDKDGVAFEIKKGKIRGQESHGMICAEDELGLGTSHDGIMILDEKLKPGTPCAKVFNIENDEVFEIGLTPNRADAMSHMGVARDLRASLLQKNSNIELITPSVSTFRIDKRTLKIDVDVKDNKLAPRYCGVTISGVTVKESPEWLKNRLKAIGLTPKNNIVDVTNYILHDLGQPLHAFDAAKISGKIIVKTVAAGTKFTTLDDVERTLHEEDLMICDEKGPLCLAGVFGGKGSGVTETTNAIFLESAYFNPVSIRKSAKRHALNTDASFRFERGIDPNITEFALKRAALLIKEVAGGEITSDIIDIYPKAIEDFRVFLNFDKTAKLIGQELPKETIKKILASLDIKVTTVSDAGLGLIIPSYRVDVQREVDVIEEILRVYGYNNINFTKKLNATVSNSARTEDYKVQNIVASQLNGLGFHEMMANSLTTPDYIGLSDMLKEEYNVMMLNPLSNDLSAMRQSLLFSGLEAVSYNINRRNGDLKLFEFGKTYHKLPSGYDEPKHLTLFVSGNRNEESWTNPQKPSDFFLFKGYVSSVLDRLGITKVQNKPVASDVFAEGIAIASGNDTLVEFGTVKKSILKHFDIKQEVFYADFNWNLILKLIGSKIKFTDIPRYPEVRRDLALLVDENIAFDAIYNIARQTEKSLLKAVNLFDVYQGKNLPEGKKSYAVSFTLQDSSKTLTDEQIDKIMSKLQKNMENELGASLR, encoded by the coding sequence ATGAGAATCTCTTACAATTGGTTAAAACAATTCATTAAAATAGATTTAAAATCAGAGGAAACTGCGGCTATCTTAACCGATTTAGGTTTGGAAGTGGAAGTCGTAGAAAAATACCAATCCGTTCGCGGCGGTTTGCAAGGTGTTGTGGTGGGTCACGTATTGACTTGTGAAAAACATCCCGATGCCGACCGATTGAAAATCACTACCGTTGATTTAGGCGAAGGCGCTCCGGTGCAAATTGTATGCGGTGCTTCGAATGTAGCAGCCGGACAAAAAGTTCCTGTAGCCACTATCGGAACCCAATTATTTGATAAAGATGGGGTAGCTTTTGAAATCAAAAAAGGAAAAATCCGCGGACAAGAAAGCCACGGAATGATTTGTGCCGAGGACGAATTGGGGTTAGGAACCAGTCATGACGGTATCATGATTTTAGACGAAAAATTAAAACCCGGAACGCCTTGTGCCAAGGTTTTCAATATAGAAAATGACGAAGTTTTTGAAATTGGGCTAACACCCAACCGTGCCGATGCCATGTCGCATATGGGCGTTGCTCGTGATTTGCGTGCAAGTTTATTGCAAAAAAACAGCAATATCGAATTGATTACGCCATCAGTTAGTACGTTCAGAATTGACAAGAGAACTTTGAAAATTGATGTTGACGTTAAAGATAATAAATTAGCACCAAGATATTGCGGTGTTACTATTTCCGGAGTTACGGTAAAAGAATCTCCCGAATGGTTGAAGAACCGTTTGAAAGCCATTGGGCTTACGCCCAAAAATAACATTGTTGATGTTACCAATTATATTTTACACGATTTAGGCCAACCGTTGCACGCTTTTGATGCGGCAAAAATCAGTGGCAAAATCATTGTAAAAACGGTGGCCGCCGGAACAAAATTCACTACGCTTGACGATGTGGAAAGAACCTTACACGAAGAAGATTTGATGATTTGTGACGAAAAAGGACCGCTTTGTTTGGCCGGTGTTTTTGGCGGAAAAGGCTCGGGAGTTACTGAAACTACCAATGCTATTTTCTTGGAAAGTGCTTACTTCAATCCGGTTTCTATCCGAAAATCGGCTAAACGACATGCTTTGAATACTGATGCTTCTTTCCGTTTTGAAAGAGGCATTGACCCGAATATTACCGAGTTTGCTTTGAAACGTGCGGCGCTTTTGATTAAAGAAGTAGCCGGTGGTGAAATCACTTCGGACATTATTGATATTTATCCGAAAGCGATTGAAGATTTCAGAGTGTTCTTGAATTTTGACAAAACGGCAAAGCTTATCGGACAAGAATTGCCTAAAGAAACCATCAAGAAGATTTTGGCTTCCTTAGACATTAAAGTCACTACGGTTTCCGATGCCGGTTTAGGATTAATCATACCGTCTTACCGTGTGGATGTGCAACGCGAAGTAGATGTGATTGAAGAAATTTTACGCGTTTACGGATATAACAATATCAACTTTACTAAGAAATTAAACGCGACTGTTTCCAATTCGGCTCGAACAGAAGATTATAAAGTACAGAACATTGTGGCTTCCCAATTGAATGGTTTAGGTTTCCATGAAATGATGGCCAATTCTTTGACCACGCCTGACTATATAGGTTTGTCTGACATGTTGAAAGAAGAATACAATGTCATGATGCTGAATCCGTTGAGCAATGACTTGTCGGCTATGCGTCAGTCGTTATTGTTCTCCGGTTTGGAAGCTGTTTCGTATAATATCAACCGCAGAAATGGGGATTTGAAATTATTCGAATTCGGCAAAACTTACCACAAATTGCCTTCGGGTTATGACGAACCCAAACACTTGACTTTGTTTGTTTCGGGAAATCGGAATGAAGAAAGCTGGACCAATCCGCAAAAACCTTCTGATTTCTTTTTATTCAAAGGGTATGTGAGTTCGGTTTTAGACCGATTGGGCATTACCAAAGTGCAAAATAAACCGGTCGCTTCTGATGTGTTTGCTGAAGGAATTGCCATCGCTTCGGGTAATGATACTTTGGTCGAATTTGGTACCGTAAAAAAATCGATTTTAAAACATTTTGATATTAAACAAGAAGTGTTTTATGCCGATTTTAATTGGAACTTAATTTTAAAACTTATCGGAAGTAAAATCAAATTTACCGATATTCCGAGATATCCTGAAGTGCGCAGAGATTTAGCGCTTTTAGTAGATGAAAATATAGCGTTTGATGCGATTTACAACATTGCCCGCCAAACAGAAAAATCGCTCTTGAAAGCCGTGAATTTGTTTGACGTATATCAAGGTAAGAATCTTCCGGAAGGCAAGAAATCTTATGCGGTGAGTTTCACTTTACAAGACAGTTCTAAGACCTTAACCGACGAGCAAATTGACAAAATCATGAGCAAGTTGCAAAAGAATATGGAAAACGAATTGGGTGCCAGTTTAAGGTAA
- a CDS encoding bestrophin family protein, with product MVKYDPKDWITFIFRFHKADTFRQLFPMMIFIGLYSAGICYLEVEYWQLSQESHVKNISIMHGMLGFVISLLLAYRTNTAYDRWWEGRKLWGSLVNNSRNLAIKLSAMLKDENDKKFLRFLIPTYASILSKHLSNEEVGQLLFEEVDLKINLQKHKPNQVAQILFQKINDLHQSGKISGEQLIILNAELQSFTDVCGACERIKNTPIPYSYSAFIKKFIFFYVMTLPFGYVFNLGYYVIPVVVFIFYVLASLELIAEEIEDPFGNDDNDLPTGKIAENIKRHVEEIL from the coding sequence ACACGTTTCGACAATTATTTCCGATGATGATTTTTATCGGATTGTATTCTGCCGGAATCTGTTATTTGGAAGTTGAGTATTGGCAATTATCCCAAGAGAGTCATGTAAAAAACATTTCCATCATGCACGGTATGTTGGGTTTTGTGATTTCGTTGTTATTGGCTTACCGAACCAATACCGCTTATGACCGCTGGTGGGAAGGCCGAAAACTATGGGGTTCGTTGGTGAACAACAGCCGGAATTTGGCCATCAAACTTTCGGCGATGCTGAAGGACGAAAACGATAAAAAGTTCTTACGCTTTTTGATTCCGACTTATGCTTCAATTTTATCCAAACATTTGAGCAATGAGGAAGTAGGACAACTATTGTTTGAAGAGGTAGATTTGAAAATCAATCTGCAAAAACACAAACCCAATCAAGTGGCTCAGATTTTGTTCCAAAAAATTAATGACTTACACCAATCGGGAAAAATATCGGGTGAGCAATTGATTATTTTGAATGCCGAATTGCAATCGTTCACCGACGTTTGCGGTGCTTGTGAACGGATTAAAAATACGCCTATTCCCTACTCTTACAGTGCTTTTATCAAGAAATTCATTTTCTTTTATGTGATGACATTGCCTTTTGGTTATGTTTTTAATTTGGGGTATTATGTGATTCCGGTAGTGGTTTTTATCTTTTATGTTTTGGCTTCTTTAGAATTGATTGCGGAAGAAATTGAAGATCCTTTTGGCAACGACGACAACGATTTGCCAACCGGAAAAATAGCCGAAAACATCAAACGCCACGTAGAAGAAATACTGTAA